Proteins encoded by one window of Microcoleus sp. FACHB-68:
- the patD gene encoding heterocyst frequency control protein PatD, producing the protein MLPEIHRQHYQRLYELLERLRQIALPETIPDRATLSKALPEVWQFFQEKILSLPADELDRQTASRVQSYQIEMHKQLKLLDTDVMFLQASRQPATIQQRQAQLGDRIKTLMGYCEAVLGSEE; encoded by the coding sequence ATGCTGCCAGAAATTCACCGCCAACACTATCAGCGATTGTACGAACTGCTAGAGAGGCTGCGACAGATCGCTCTCCCAGAGACGATTCCAGATAGGGCGACCCTCTCAAAAGCACTTCCAGAAGTGTGGCAATTTTTTCAGGAGAAAATTTTGAGTTTGCCGGCAGATGAGTTAGACCGGCAAACCGCATCAAGGGTACAGTCTTACCAAATAGAAATGCACAAGCAACTGAAGCTTTTAGACACAGACGTAATGTTTTTGCAAGCGTCGCGGCAGCCGGCAACCATTCAACAACGGCAGGCTCAGCTAGGGGATCGCATTAAAACTTTAATGGGATACTGTGAGGCGGTATTGGGGAGTGAAGAGTGA
- a CDS encoding bifunctional (p)ppGpp synthetase/guanosine-3',5'-bis(diphosphate) 3'-pyrophosphohydrolase produces MNTTAPTCPIVQLPDWLQACLLTQQQSSDSTAPEAADNSLICRAFEFGYRLHEGQCRKSGEPYICHPIAVAGLLRDLGGSSAMIAAGFLHDVVEDTEVSLEEIEQRFGTEVRLLVEGVTKLSKFKFSSKTERQAENFRRMFLAMAKDIRVIVVKLADRLHNMRTLEHLPDEKRRRIAQETREIFAPLANRLGIGRFKWELEDLAFKYLEPEAYRATQELVAEKRADREARLTKVTEILRERLDQVGIGCVEVSGRPKHLYGIYQKMQRQQKEFHEIYDIAAVRIIVQNNDECYRTLAIVHDAFRPIPGRFKDYIGLPKPNRYQSLHTVVVGFTGRPLEIQIRTLAMHHVAEYGIAAHWKYKETGSSSHTQMKAEEEKFTWLRQLLDWQSDLKDAQEYLESVKDNLFEDDVYVFTPQGDVVALSRGATPVDFAYRIHTEVGNHCTGARVDGRMVTLDSQLKNGDIVEIITQKNSRPSLGWLNFAVTTGARNRIRQWYKRSHRDENVARGRELLEKELGKNGLEALLKSEPMQAVVHRCNYHSVDDLLAGLGYGEVPLNQVVNRLRDAVKAKQPMEADAETLPPPASSTRALREITSPSTPGGKSPIAGVEGLLYHLAGCCHPIPGESIIGVVTRSSRGISIHRQGCSNVENVQGDRVVPVSWNPTTESARPKTYPIDVQIEAIDRVGVLNDILSRLKDNNINVRSAQVKTYPGFPALINLCIDIRDLDQLERTFCQIKKMSDILNLRRLTQVEE; encoded by the coding sequence ATGAACACCACTGCCCCTACTTGCCCCATTGTTCAACTTCCTGACTGGCTGCAAGCGTGTTTGCTTACCCAGCAACAATCCTCTGACTCTACAGCACCCGAAGCGGCAGATAACTCCTTAATCTGTCGGGCGTTTGAATTTGGTTATCGGCTGCACGAAGGTCAGTGTCGCAAATCAGGCGAACCGTACATTTGCCATCCCATCGCGGTTGCCGGCTTGTTGCGGGATCTGGGAGGCAGCAGCGCCATGATCGCCGCCGGCTTTTTGCATGATGTAGTAGAAGATACAGAAGTCAGTTTAGAAGAAATTGAGCAGCGGTTTGGTACGGAAGTGCGCCTGTTGGTTGAAGGCGTCACCAAGCTGTCTAAATTTAAATTTTCTAGTAAAACCGAACGCCAAGCCGAGAACTTCCGCCGAATGTTCTTGGCAATGGCAAAGGATATCCGGGTAATTGTGGTGAAACTGGCAGACCGGCTCCACAATATGAGGACGCTGGAACACCTGCCCGATGAAAAACGCCGGCGAATTGCCCAGGAAACACGAGAAATCTTTGCGCCTTTGGCAAATCGCTTGGGGATCGGTCGTTTTAAGTGGGAATTAGAAGATTTAGCCTTTAAATATCTTGAACCCGAAGCCTACCGAGCAACCCAGGAGTTGGTTGCAGAAAAACGAGCGGATCGGGAAGCCAGATTAACGAAAGTGACGGAAATTCTGCGGGAACGCCTCGATCAAGTGGGGATCGGGTGTGTCGAAGTTAGTGGCCGGCCTAAGCACCTTTATGGAATTTACCAAAAGATGCAGCGGCAGCAGAAAGAATTCCATGAAATTTACGATATTGCAGCGGTGCGAATCATCGTGCAAAACAACGATGAGTGCTACCGAACTTTGGCCATCGTTCACGATGCTTTCCGCCCCATTCCAGGCCGGTTTAAAGACTACATCGGTTTACCCAAACCCAACCGCTATCAATCGCTGCATACGGTTGTCGTTGGCTTCACCGGGCGTCCTTTAGAAATCCAAATCCGCACCTTAGCAATGCATCATGTCGCGGAATATGGGATCGCCGCGCACTGGAAATACAAAGAAACCGGCTCATCCAGCCACACCCAGATGAAGGCAGAAGAGGAGAAATTCACCTGGCTGCGGCAATTGCTGGACTGGCAGAGTGACCTCAAGGACGCTCAAGAATACCTGGAAAGCGTTAAGGATAACCTGTTTGAAGATGATGTCTATGTGTTTACGCCTCAAGGGGATGTCGTTGCACTCAGTCGCGGTGCCACACCTGTCGATTTTGCCTATCGCATTCACACAGAGGTGGGAAATCACTGTACCGGCGCACGAGTTGACGGGCGCATGGTGACGCTAGACTCCCAGCTGAAAAACGGTGACATTGTTGAAATCATCACGCAGAAAAATAGCCGTCCGAGTCTGGGATGGCTGAATTTTGCCGTCACCACCGGCGCACGTAACCGCATTCGCCAGTGGTACAAGCGCTCACACCGAGATGAAAATGTGGCCCGTGGGCGAGAACTGCTGGAAAAAGAACTGGGCAAAAATGGCCTGGAAGCGCTGCTCAAATCTGAGCCAATGCAGGCGGTAGTCCATCGCTGCAACTATCACAGTGTTGATGATTTACTCGCCGGCTTGGGTTATGGGGAAGTGCCGCTTAACCAAGTGGTAAACCGGCTGCGCGATGCGGTTAAGGCGAAACAGCCGATGGAAGCAGACGCTGAGACGCTACCCCCACCGGCTTCGTCTACACGGGCGCTGCGGGAGATAACCAGCCCTTCAACACCGGGCGGTAAATCCCCCATCGCTGGGGTTGAAGGGCTACTTTATCACCTTGCCGGCTGTTGTCACCCGATCCCCGGTGAATCGATTATCGGGGTCGTGACTCGTAGCAGTCGCGGCATTTCTATCCACCGGCAAGGTTGTTCCAATGTGGAAAATGTCCAAGGTGATCGCGTTGTGCCGGTGAGCTGGAATCCTACCACCGAAAGCGCCCGTCCGAAAACTTACCCGATTGATGTTCAAATTGAAGCGATTGATCGTGTCGGTGTACTCAACGATATTTTGTCTCGCTTGAAGGATAACAATATCAATGTTCGCAGTGCTCAAGTCAAAACTTATCCAGGTTTCCCGGCTTTGATTAACCTCTGCATTGATATTCGCGATCTTGATCAACTTGAACGCACGTTCTGTCAAATTAAAAAGATGAGCGATATCTTGAACTTGCGCCGGCTTACTCAAGTTGAAGAGTAA
- a CDS encoding KTSC domain-containing protein codes for MKLSKIDLTNILAIGHSNGQLGLLIDRGEDVEYIEISAPAAAYNGLQQVHYIANNEISAFPPNLETPEEIESSQSIAMLPVSSSMANGIGYDEERKVLQVEFKNGSVYQYSEVESETWESFQSADSVGQFFNAEIRGSYYSERIDEVNMIATGTLDCSNFEEDCPD; via the coding sequence ATGAAGTTATCCAAAATTGATTTAACCAATATCCTCGCTATCGGTCATTCTAACGGTCAGTTGGGGCTATTAATCGACCGGGGGGAAGACGTGGAATATATTGAAATTTCTGCGCCGGCAGCCGCTTACAATGGACTGCAACAAGTTCATTACATCGCAAATAATGAAATAAGCGCGTTCCCGCCTAACCTGGAAACCCCCGAAGAAATAGAAAGCTCTCAGTCAATTGCCATGTTGCCGGTTTCTTCATCTATGGCGAATGGCATTGGATATGATGAGGAGCGAAAAGTTTTACAAGTCGAATTTAAAAACGGGTCGGTTTATCAGTATAGTGAAGTCGAGTCTGAAACTTGGGAATCTTTTCAGAGCGCGGATTCAGTCGGACAGTTTTTCAATGCTGAAATTAGAGGCAGTTATTACTCTGAACGCATTGATGAGGTTAATATGATTGCCACCGGCACGTTGGATTGCAGCAATTTTGAAGAAGATTGCCCAGATTAA
- a CDS encoding ATP-binding protein, protein MHDQTIKILLVEDNRADIIMLQELLSEVSTVQFEVVPATLLSAATTQLKQASFDVILLDLSLPDAHGLETIVQVQAQAPSVPIVVMTGLDNEELAVDAVRQGAQDYLVKGQVNSHLLVRAIRYAIERKHSLEALRDSEERFRLLVAGGKDYAIFTLAPNGCVMNWNAGAQRTHGYPAEEIIGQDFSCFYVPKEIDAGKPQRDLQLATAEGRFEEEGWRVRQGGLRFWAAVSISTLRDESGQIRGFAQVTRDLTERQRAEAEIRKLHEDLKRRAVELEFANKELEAFNYSVSHDLRNPLSVINGFSALLLKNYSQKLGEKGQNYLQRIHNACKRMEQLIEDLLLLSRISRTQVHIETVQLSSLVQKIALALQQTQPQRQVEFRIAAGVMAKGDGRLLEIVLENLLGNAWKYTGKKAHTCIEFGTIQQEGQTVYFVRDNGAGFSMADADKLFYAFQRLHQQSEFEGTGIGLATVQRIIHRHGGKIWAEAVVNAGATFYFTLAQGGVLSAES, encoded by the coding sequence ATGCACGATCAAACTATCAAGATTCTGCTAGTTGAAGATAACCGCGCCGACATCATCATGCTGCAAGAGTTGCTCTCGGAAGTCAGCACGGTTCAGTTTGAAGTCGTGCCGGCAACCCTTCTCAGTGCAGCAACCACCCAGCTGAAACAAGCCAGTTTTGATGTCATTTTGCTGGATCTCTCGCTCCCAGACGCTCATGGGCTGGAGACGATTGTACAAGTGCAGGCACAAGCGCCTTCTGTCCCAATCGTGGTAATGACAGGCTTAGACAATGAAGAGTTAGCGGTGGACGCAGTTCGCCAAGGGGCGCAAGATTACCTCGTTAAAGGGCAGGTAAACTCGCATTTGTTAGTTCGCGCCATCCGCTATGCCATTGAGCGTAAGCACAGCTTAGAGGCGCTACGAGACAGTGAGGAACGCTTCCGCCTGCTGGTTGCCGGTGGCAAGGATTATGCGATTTTTACCCTCGCCCCCAACGGATGTGTGATGAATTGGAATGCTGGGGCGCAACGCACCCACGGCTACCCAGCTGAAGAAATTATCGGCCAAGATTTTTCCTGTTTCTACGTGCCTAAAGAAATTGATGCCGGCAAGCCGCAGCGAGATTTACAATTAGCAACGGCTGAAGGGCGATTTGAGGAGGAAGGCTGGCGGGTGCGCCAAGGCGGCTTGCGGTTTTGGGCGGCGGTTTCGATCAGTACATTACGCGATGAAAGTGGGCAGATACGAGGCTTCGCTCAAGTAACGCGTGACTTAACGGAACGGCAGCGAGCTGAGGCGGAAATTCGCAAGCTGCATGAAGATTTAAAGCGTCGAGCCGTTGAATTGGAATTTGCCAACAAAGAATTGGAAGCTTTCAATTATTCAGTCTCCCACGATCTGCGGAATCCCCTGTCAGTAATTAATGGGTTTAGCGCCTTGCTATTAAAAAATTATTCCCAAAAGCTAGGCGAGAAAGGGCAAAACTACCTGCAACGGATACATAACGCCTGCAAGCGCATGGAGCAACTGATTGAAGATTTACTGCTTTTGTCGCGCATCTCTCGCACTCAGGTACATATTGAGACGGTTCAGTTAAGTTCCCTAGTGCAAAAAATTGCGCTGGCGTTACAGCAAACACAACCGCAACGCCAAGTTGAGTTTCGCATTGCTGCCGGTGTAATGGCTAAGGGCGATGGGCGTTTACTAGAAATTGTGCTGGAAAATTTATTAGGAAATGCTTGGAAATATACCGGAAAAAAAGCGCATACTTGCATTGAATTTGGCACGATCCAGCAAGAAGGGCAAACTGTGTATTTTGTGCGCGACAACGGTGCCGGTTTTTCTATGGCTGATGCGGATAAATTGTTCTATGCTTTTCAGCGGCTGCACCAACAAAGTGAGTTTGAAGGCACCGGCATTGGGCTAGCGACTGTACAACGGATTATCCACCGGCACGGGGGCAAGATTTGGGCTGAAGCGGTTGTTAATGCCGGCGCGACGTTTTACTTTACGCTGGCACAGGGAGGAGTCCTGAGTGCTGAGTCCTGA
- a CDS encoding GAF domain-containing protein produces the protein MKNALIQLLLVEDNRADAAMLNELLAEAPAVPVQVTQEKRLTEALSRLQTQAFDIILLDLSLPDAQGLETLSQVQLAAPGLPIVVMTGLDNEELALEAVRQGAQDYLIKGEVNCQLLVRAIRYAIERKRTAEALRQQAERAHLLGLISQRIRQSLDLGAVLHTTVTEIRHFLQTDRVLVYRFNPDWSGIVVAESVANDCNAIYGITIQETCFIQQGYARRYAEGRVRAIEDIYEADIDPCHRNLLASLQVKANLVVPILFNEELKVKQGEKTLDSPTSTPKSQLWGLLIAHQCRGNRSWQLWELDLLTSLATQVGIAIQQSELYQQVQHLNTGLETQVQERTAQLEQALEQLQQALHLEAMLKRITDKVRDSLDEDQILPTAVRELALGLGAQSCQAALYNLEQGTATIRYEYSQIEPARTGREVDLSDFAEIYSQLLPGLADEDADKPAVQSRSFQQNLPFQFCEFVPTRNESRSMILASALVDDQEVLGDLWLFKPADEIFNELEIRLVQQVATQCAIALRQARLYQEAQAQVKELERLNRLKDDFLCTVSHELRTPIANIKMGIQMLEVAISHQQSAVGSLLSAADSPVYDHAYTSITDKATYYFEVLHDECNREINLINDLLDLQRLNAGVQPLELSEIQMQNWIPHVVEPFTQRVENSEQILYVDISPELPPVVCDVLGLGRILTELLDNAFKYTPQGEHIALKVYAQEGKLLLQVVNSGIEIPSTELCRIFDKFYRIPSNDPWKQGGTGLGLALVEKLAEHLGGTIEVASALGETCFTVKLPLTPADAAPALELQATDARSNYQDSAS, from the coding sequence ATGAAAAATGCTTTGATTCAACTTCTTTTAGTAGAAGACAACCGCGCCGATGCGGCTATGTTAAATGAGCTTTTGGCAGAAGCTCCAGCAGTGCCGGTTCAAGTAACGCAGGAAAAACGTCTTACTGAAGCGCTAAGCCGGCTTCAGACACAAGCGTTTGACATTATTTTGCTGGATCTGTCACTTCCAGATGCCCAGGGGCTAGAGACGCTTTCACAGGTGCAATTGGCAGCGCCCGGTTTACCGATTGTGGTGATGACCGGCCTAGATAATGAAGAGTTAGCTCTCGAAGCGGTTCGGCAAGGAGCGCAAGACTATCTAATTAAAGGCGAAGTGAACTGCCAACTACTCGTGCGTGCCATCCGCTATGCCATTGAGCGCAAACGAACCGCAGAAGCTTTGCGGCAGCAAGCTGAGCGAGCGCATCTTTTGGGGTTAATTTCCCAGCGTATCCGTCAGTCGTTGGATTTAGGGGCAGTTTTGCACACAACGGTCACGGAAATCCGGCATTTTCTCCAGACAGATCGCGTGCTGGTTTACCGCTTTAACCCAGACTGGAGTGGGATTGTCGTTGCAGAATCCGTAGCTAACGATTGCAACGCAATTTATGGAATTACGATTCAAGAAACCTGCTTTATTCAACAAGGCTATGCGCGGCGCTACGCAGAGGGACGAGTGCGGGCTATCGAGGATATTTATGAGGCAGATATAGATCCGTGTCATCGTAATTTATTGGCTAGTTTACAGGTAAAAGCGAACTTGGTTGTTCCGATTCTTTTCAATGAAGAATTAAAAGTTAAACAGGGAGAAAAAACCCTCGATTCTCCCACCTCAACACCCAAGTCGCAATTGTGGGGGCTGCTGATTGCTCACCAGTGTCGCGGCAACCGATCCTGGCAACTTTGGGAACTGGATCTGCTCACTTCCCTCGCAACCCAAGTGGGAATTGCGATTCAACAATCAGAACTTTATCAGCAGGTACAGCATCTCAACACCGGCTTGGAAACCCAAGTGCAAGAACGTACCGCCCAGCTAGAACAAGCCCTTGAACAACTGCAACAGGCGCTGCATCTGGAGGCGATGTTAAAGCGGATTACCGACAAGGTGCGCGATAGTTTAGATGAAGACCAAATTTTGCCAACGGCTGTGCGGGAATTAGCTTTAGGATTGGGCGCACAAAGTTGTCAGGCGGCTTTATATAATCTTGAGCAAGGAACCGCCACGATCCGCTATGAATACAGCCAAATAGAGCCGGCGCGGACGGGGCGTGAGGTGGATTTGTCTGACTTTGCCGAGATCTACTCTCAGTTGTTGCCTGGTTTAGCCGACGAGGACGCGGACAAGCCGGCGGTTCAATCGAGAAGCTTTCAACAAAATCTACCCTTTCAGTTTTGCGAGTTTGTCCCCACGCGCAATGAGTCTCGTTCGATGATTCTTGCCAGCGCTTTAGTTGATGATCAAGAAGTGCTGGGCGATTTGTGGTTATTCAAGCCGGCAGATGAAATTTTTAATGAATTAGAAATCCGGCTGGTGCAGCAAGTCGCAACGCAATGCGCCATCGCCTTGCGGCAAGCCAGACTCTACCAGGAAGCGCAAGCGCAAGTTAAGGAACTTGAACGGCTTAATCGCTTAAAAGATGATTTTCTTTGTACCGTTTCCCATGAACTCCGCACACCAATTGCCAACATAAAAATGGGAATTCAGATGTTGGAAGTCGCCATCAGCCACCAGCAATCTGCTGTCGGCTCTCTGCTGTCGGCAGCAGATTCTCCAGTGTACGATCACGCTTACACTTCAATTACTGATAAAGCCACTTACTACTTCGAGGTGCTGCATGACGAGTGTAACCGAGAAATTAACTTGATCAACGATCTGCTCGACTTACAAAGACTCAATGCCGGTGTTCAACCTTTAGAGTTGAGCGAGATTCAAATGCAAAATTGGATTCCCCATGTCGTTGAGCCATTTACACAACGAGTAGAGAACAGCGAGCAAATTTTATATGTTGATATTTCTCCTGAACTGCCTCCAGTTGTCTGTGATGTTTTAGGGTTGGGTCGCATCTTGACAGAGTTGCTGGATAATGCATTTAAGTACACACCTCAAGGCGAGCACATCGCACTTAAAGTCTACGCTCAAGAAGGTAAATTGCTATTACAAGTCGTGAATTCAGGCATTGAAATTCCCAGCACTGAATTATGCCGCATTTTTGATAAGTTCTATCGTATCCCCAGTAACGATCCCTGGAAGCAAGGAGGAACCGGCTTGGGGTTAGCCCTAGTAGAAAAACTCGCCGAACATTTAGGCGGGACAATCGAAGTGGCGAGTGCTTTGGGTGAGACTTGCTTTACAGTAAAATTGCCGCTCACCCCAGCCGACGCCGCACCGGCTTTGGAGTTACAGGCAACAGATGCACGATCAAACTATCAAGATTCTGCTAGTTGA
- a CDS encoding response regulator: MRNTTAINKPIEILLVEDSPSDAYLMNEIFRETSSVEHLHVVRDGVEALQFLRRQGDYQSAPAVGLILLDLNLPKLDGKEVLQEIKSDPLLQTIPVVVLTTSAAPADILISYKYHANCYIIKPLDLDEFIKIVQAITHFWLSVVTLPSDAGMD; this comes from the coding sequence ATGAGGAACACGACAGCCATCAATAAACCAATTGAAATTCTATTAGTGGAAGACTCCCCCAGCGATGCTTACCTGATGAACGAAATTTTCAGGGAAACTAGCTCGGTTGAACACTTGCACGTTGTCCGTGACGGCGTTGAGGCGCTGCAATTTTTGCGCCGGCAGGGTGACTATCAATCCGCGCCGGCTGTGGGTTTGATCCTGCTCGATTTGAACTTGCCTAAGCTTGACGGTAAGGAAGTGCTACAGGAAATAAAATCCGATCCCCTTCTGCAAACAATCCCCGTGGTGGTTCTCACAACCTCTGCTGCCCCTGCTGATATCCTTATCAGCTATAAATACCATGCCAACTGCTATATTATCAAACCTTTAGATTTAGATGAGTTTATCAAGATCGTCCAAGCAATTACCCATTTTTGGCTCAGTGTTGTTACCTTGCCCTCAGATGCAGGGATGGACTGA